CGGTCAGCAGGTAGCGGCCCCGTTCGGCCAGGAACGGGTCCACCACGTCCAGCACCAGCTCCCCGTCGGCGAACCAGCCGCGGGCGGTGAGCGCACGCGGGACGTCCAGCAGCCGCACCCACAACCAGTCGGTGTCGTCGCCCACCTCGCCGGCGCGGAAGTCCGCGAGCTGCCAGCGCAGCGGGTGCTCGGGCGGGAAGTGCTTGAACACCACCTTGGTGACCAGGTCGTGCCCGAGCGCGAACCGGGCCAGGGCCGTGTGCACGGCGTCGTCGGTGGTGATGACCTCGTCGACGGTGAGGGAGCCGCCGTCGCCGAGCGAGTAACTCGCGTACCCGTCCGGGACGCCGTCCGCGTCGCGGTGCAGCGCGATGTAACGCGGCGCCTGGGACACCGGCGGCTGGCCCGCGCCTGTCGCCCACCAGCGGCGCGGACGGGACAACGCGCCGGGCTGTGCGCGGCGGTAGCGGTCGTAGAGCTCTTCCAGCACTTCACCGCACTCGGCCCGCCGCAGCACCTCGACCGTGCCGGGGTTTTCGGCGGCTGGTGCGCGCGGGGTGTCGAGGGCGGTTTGGTGGCGCGACACCGTGAGCCGGCGCGTGTAGGTCGCCGGCCCGAAGCCGAAGCGGCCGTAGATGGGGGCTTCGGTGGCCAGCAGCACGGCGAGGAACTCGTTGCGGGACCGCACGTCCGCGAGCTGGTGCCGGACCATCGCGCTGAGCACGCCCCGGCGGCGGTGCGTGGGCAGGACACCGACCAGGCTCACCCCGGCGGCCGGGACGACCGCCCCGCCGGGCAGGGTCAGCTCGAAGGAGTACGCACCGGCGGTGCCGACCGGCCGACCGTCCGGGGTGACGGCGAGCAGGCAGCGGTCCACCTCCAACGCCGACCACCACAGCCCGCCGACCTCCGTCGGGATCTCCGGGAAACGCCCGAAGGCGGCGTGCATGGTGTCGACGAAGACGCCGAGGTCCCGGTCGGTGGTGGAACGGATCTCCATCGCTGCCTTTCCCACTGCTCACCGGCCCCGCAACCCGCGACACCGCGCGAGGAGTTCAGCCCTTCGGGCGGGTCCACGTCAACCGGAATAGCCCTACGTCCGCAACAGCTCATACCGCCGTGCTCCGCGCCCGCATTCGTGCGGAGGACCCTCCGGCCGCTGGACCTAGCCTGTCGCGATGAACGCTGACGACGACCCCGAGGTCGAGCAGGAAGCCAGTGCCGACAACGGGTCCACCGTGATCCAGAGCGGTCGGGACACGCTGATCGCGGGCCGGGACCTGCACCACAACTCGGCCACCGTGGCGGGCGCGATCGGCATCGGCGGCGCGGCCGTGGGGTCCGCCGTGGGCACGGGGATCGGTGCCGTCGCGGCCAACAGCGCCACGGCCGGCACCACCACGGCGACCGGCCTCGGCGGTGTGGTGACCACGAAGATGATCGTGGCCGGCGCCCTGGTCGCCGCCACCACGGCGGGCGTCGGCGGGTACGCCGCCTACCAGCACTACACCTGCGACTCGTTCTTCGGCACCCGCACCGCGAAGGACGTCATCGACACCGCCCGCGAGAAGTTCACCGACGCCCGCTTCAGCTTCGACTTCCGCACCGGCAGCGGCTTCACCATGGACGGCTACATCGACAACGCCCGCCCCGCCGCCAGCCTGCACTCGAGGATCGCCGACATCACGACGGACATCGTCTACCTGGACAACGCCGCCTACTTCCGCCTCGCCGACGAGCCGTGGACCAAGGTGGACGTGGAGGCGTGGCAAGACCCGCAAGTGTCCCAGGGCAACCCGGTGAAGACCGTCGAGTACCTGGCGTCCTCGGGCGACGCCACCCAGTCCAACTGCGAGCTCCAGGGCACCTTCGACAGCCGGATGCTGCTGCCCACCCGCCCGGAGACCACGATCCCGTTCCACGCCAAGGTCGACCCGTCAGGTCGGTTGGTCCACCTGACGGTCGTGCTGCCCGACCAGGACACGGCCGACTGGGACATCCACGACTACGGCACGACCGTCGAGGTGACCGCCCCGATCTAGCCTCCCGGGCCGCCAGACGTCACACGGTCACCCCGGGGAACCCAACGCACGAGACGTGCCCGGCCGGGCTCACAGCGGAGCGCGGCCGGGCACGGTCGGGTCAACCGGTTCGGGTCAACCGGTTCGGCTGGCTGCGGTCAGCTGGTGGGGAAGTTGTCCGCCGTGCTGATGCGGTTCTTCACGAACGCCCCGGACTCGGTCAGCACGCCGCTGCCGGTGTACGTGCTTCCGTTGCACGTCCCCGGCCGCAGGGCCGCGCTGCTCTCGTCGGCGTCCGAGTAGGTCCAGTTCGCGTAGCTGATCTTCAGCTGGTCCAGCAGGTCCAGCCACGCGGTGCTGCTCGACTGGTCGTACGCGCCGCCGCCGGTCGCGCTCACCGTGCCGAACTCGCTGACGAACAGCGGCAGGCGGGTCGCCGCGCGGCTGACCGTCGAGCGGTAGTTGTCCTTGTGGGACGCGGCGTAGAAGTGGAACGTGTACATGATGTTGGTGGCGTTGACGGGGTTGTTGACGATCTCGCTCTCGTTCGACCCGTCCGACACACCCAGCGACGACCAGCCCCGCGTCCCGACCAGCACCACCGCGTCCGGGTCGGCCGCGCGGATCACCGGGATCACCTGCTCCGCGTAGGACTTGATGCCCGCCCACGAGACGCCGTTGGGCTCGTTC
This DNA window, taken from Saccharothrix variisporea, encodes the following:
- a CDS encoding GNAT family N-acetyltransferase, whose amino-acid sequence is MEIRSTTDRDLGVFVDTMHAAFGRFPEIPTEVGGLWWSALEVDRCLLAVTPDGRPVGTAGAYSFELTLPGGAVVPAAGVSLVGVLPTHRRRGVLSAMVRHQLADVRSRNEFLAVLLATEAPIYGRFGFGPATYTRRLTVSRHQTALDTPRAPAAENPGTVEVLRRAECGEVLEELYDRYRRAQPGALSRPRRWWATGAGQPPVSQAPRYIALHRDADGVPDGYASYSLGDGGSLTVDEVITTDDAVHTALARFALGHDLVTKVVFKHFPPEHPLRWQLADFRAGEVGDDTDWLWVRLLDVPRALTARGWFADGELVLDVVDPFLAERGRYLLTARDGKAECVPTDRAPDLSLDVRDLGSLYLGGTTPSTLVRAGHVQAHHPDAPAVADALFRSDRAPHCLHWF